The proteins below come from a single Streptomyces spongiicola genomic window:
- a CDS encoding ferredoxin reductase family protein translates to MATGHRVRRSGVLPRVAARWALWTFVIVNVVVVEALFLTGGTGKNGTLTAAKFIGLHAALLMLFQLLLVARLPWLDRRIGMDRLTVWHRWAGFTLLWTVLTHAALVVLGYARLDGASMPATLLALSGVPASLLGILAAAVVVLVAAVSTRYLRRRLRYETWHALHLLLYLAIGLSFVHQLLETTTFGASGFARVYWWGMWLLAFGALVFGRLVVPVWRNAYHRFRVAAVVPESDTAVSVYVTGRHLDRLPARAGQFSIWRFPGHHHWWLANPFSLSAAPDGRSLRLTARAVGRTSAGLRHLAVGSRVFMEGPYGAFTSLHRTRPGALLIAGGVGITPIRALLEEHTAGDVVVLYRVRSAQDAVLVGEVRELLAARGGRLHLLTGQTAAGTRPFEPDSLRALVTDITERDVYVCGPPAMTSAVLGALRTLKVPARQVHAERFSLA, encoded by the coding sequence GTGGCGACGGGTCATCGGGTCCGGAGAAGTGGCGTACTCCCGCGCGTTGCGGCGCGGTGGGCGCTGTGGACGTTCGTCATCGTCAACGTGGTGGTCGTCGAGGCGCTGTTCCTCACGGGCGGCACCGGCAAGAACGGGACTCTCACGGCAGCCAAGTTCATCGGTCTGCACGCCGCGTTGCTGATGCTGTTTCAGCTGCTGCTGGTGGCACGGCTGCCGTGGCTGGACCGCCGCATCGGCATGGACCGTCTGACGGTGTGGCACCGATGGGCCGGCTTCACCCTGCTGTGGACCGTCCTCACCCACGCCGCGCTGGTCGTGCTCGGATACGCGAGGCTCGACGGGGCGTCGATGCCGGCGACGCTCCTCGCGCTCAGCGGGGTGCCGGCTTCCCTGCTGGGCATACTCGCCGCGGCCGTCGTCGTCCTGGTCGCCGCGGTGTCCACCCGGTACCTGCGGCGGCGGCTGCGTTACGAGACCTGGCACGCCCTCCACCTGCTGCTGTACCTGGCCATCGGGCTGTCGTTCGTCCATCAGCTGCTGGAGACCACGACCTTCGGCGCGTCCGGGTTCGCACGGGTCTACTGGTGGGGCATGTGGCTGCTCGCCTTCGGAGCCCTGGTGTTCGGGCGGCTCGTGGTGCCGGTATGGCGCAACGCCTACCACCGGTTCCGGGTCGCGGCCGTGGTGCCGGAGTCGGACACGGCGGTGTCGGTCTACGTCACCGGGCGCCACCTCGACCGGTTGCCCGCACGGGCCGGCCAGTTCTCCATCTGGCGCTTCCCCGGGCACCACCACTGGTGGCTTGCGAACCCGTTCTCGCTCTCCGCGGCACCCGACGGCCGGTCGCTGCGCCTGACGGCGAGAGCGGTCGGCAGGACCAGTGCGGGCCTGCGGCACCTCGCCGTCGGGAGCCGCGTCTTCATGGAAGGGCCGTACGGTGCGTTCACCTCGCTGCACCGGACACGGCCGGGCGCCCTGCTGATCGCGGGCGGTGTGGGGATCACACCCATCCGGGCCCTGCTGGAGGAGCACACGGCCGGCGACGTCGTGGTGCTCTACCGGGTGCGCAGTGCCCAAGACGCCGTGCTGGTGGGCGAGGTACGGGAACTGCTCGCCGCCCGCGGCGGCCGGCTGCACCTGCTCACCGGCCAGACCGCTGCGGGGACACGGCCGTTCGAGCCGGACAGCCTCCGAGCCCTGGTCACCGACATCACCGAACGCGATGTGTATGTCTGCGGGCCTCCGGCCATGACCTCGGCCGTGCTCGGCGCACTGCGGACGCTGAAGGTTCCCGCCCGGCAGGTGCACGCCGAGAGGTTCAGCCTGGCCTGA
- a CDS encoding TetR/AcrR family transcriptional regulator yields MDADRLSEVLDATYTCLVRHGVRRTTMDDIASAMGVSRSAVYQYVRNKDDAFRKLAERLHAQALQRARQAAAQDAPDAHRIRGVLAAKHDLALQLIGDSPHTAELMDAKARLFAETCSTFTTELHTLLTDLFTQAGTGPARATEAADICLALVIGLETAPDSRRLLPRAADALITGLLQQNTRRASGGRGLEGASFPYGGAHPGAAAP; encoded by the coding sequence ATGGACGCCGACCGGCTCTCCGAAGTCCTCGACGCGACCTACACCTGCCTGGTCCGGCACGGAGTACGGCGTACCACGATGGACGACATCGCCTCCGCGATGGGAGTGTCCCGGTCGGCGGTCTACCAGTACGTCCGCAACAAGGACGACGCCTTCCGCAAGCTCGCCGAACGCCTCCACGCCCAGGCACTCCAACGCGCCCGGCAGGCGGCAGCCCAGGACGCCCCCGACGCCCACCGCATCCGGGGCGTCCTCGCCGCCAAACACGACCTGGCCCTCCAACTCATCGGCGACTCACCCCACACCGCCGAACTCATGGACGCCAAAGCCCGGCTGTTCGCCGAAACCTGCTCCACCTTCACCACCGAACTCCACACCCTCCTCACCGACCTGTTCACCCAGGCCGGAACCGGCCCCGCACGAGCGACCGAAGCAGCCGACATCTGCCTCGCCCTCGTCATCGGACTGGAAACCGCACCCGACAGCCGGCGCCTCCTCCCCCGCGCCGCGGACGCCCTCATCACCGGCCTCCTCCAGCAGAACACCCGCCGTGCTTCCGGCGGGAGGGGCCTTGAGGGCGCCTCGTTCCCGTACGGCGGCGCCCACCCGGGCGCAGCCGCCCCCTGA
- a CDS encoding MerR family transcriptional regulator, with amino-acid sequence MTTAILPGTSRFSTGALARAAGVSVDAVRFYEREGLLPPPERTSGDHRRYPPEALDRLDFIRVGQRLGLRLEEIRELADACEQTPDCPVAHAAGLLRGRIANVERQLAELAGLRDRLVHAVERMESHRDGDDFTAGMVFRTSGTGDAV; translated from the coding sequence ATGACCACAGCGATCCTGCCGGGAACATCCCGGTTCAGCACCGGGGCACTGGCGCGCGCCGCTGGTGTCTCGGTCGACGCCGTCCGCTTCTACGAGCGCGAAGGGCTTCTCCCGCCCCCGGAGAGGACCAGCGGCGACCACCGCCGGTACCCTCCCGAGGCGCTCGACCGCCTCGACTTCATCCGGGTCGGGCAGCGCCTCGGCCTGAGGCTGGAGGAGATCAGGGAGCTGGCGGACGCCTGCGAGCAGACCCCGGACTGCCCGGTGGCCCACGCCGCCGGGCTGCTGCGCGGGCGCATCGCGAACGTGGAGCGGCAACTGGCGGAACTCGCCGGGCTGCGCGACCGGCTGGTGCACGCCGTCGAGCGGATGGAGTCGCACCGGGACGGGGACGACTTCACCGCCGGCATGGTCTTCCGGACCTCCGGGACGGGGGACGCCGTATGA
- a CDS encoding type 1 glutamine amidotransferase domain-containing protein, whose amino-acid sequence MSKILFVVSGARFWTLNDGTQHPTGYWAEEVVAPFDEFTAAEHEITVATPGGVIPTVDERSLSPEMAGGQENAERFRQRLAGIAQLRNPIRIEDVALDDYAAVYYPGGHGPMEDLAVDKDSAGLLVSAMRSGKPLGIVCHGPAAMLPAVDENGGNVFAGFQVTGFTNVEEEQAGFAGKAPWLLQDRLTGIGARFREGDAWAPNVVVDRNLVTGQNPASSLDAARELLRKLG is encoded by the coding sequence ATGTCGAAGATCCTTTTTGTTGTGAGCGGGGCCCGGTTCTGGACCCTCAACGACGGCACGCAGCACCCGACCGGTTACTGGGCGGAGGAGGTCGTCGCCCCGTTCGACGAGTTCACGGCGGCAGAGCACGAGATCACCGTCGCCACGCCGGGCGGCGTGATCCCGACCGTGGACGAGCGCAGCCTCTCCCCGGAGATGGCCGGGGGGCAGGAGAACGCCGAGAGGTTCCGGCAGCGGCTCGCCGGCATCGCCCAGCTGCGGAACCCGATCCGCATCGAGGACGTCGCCCTTGACGACTACGCGGCTGTCTACTACCCGGGCGGCCATGGCCCGATGGAGGACCTGGCGGTGGACAAGGACTCCGCCGGCCTGCTGGTGTCCGCCATGCGATCGGGCAAGCCCCTCGGCATCGTGTGCCACGGCCCGGCCGCCATGCTCCCCGCCGTCGACGAGAACGGCGGCAACGTCTTCGCCGGCTTCCAGGTGACCGGCTTCACCAACGTCGAGGAGGAGCAGGCCGGTTTCGCCGGCAAGGCCCCGTGGCTGCTCCAGGACCGTCTGACCGGGATCGGCGCGCGCTTCCGGGAAGGCGACGCCTGGGCGCCCAACGTCGTCGTCGACCGCAACCTGGTCACCGGCCAGAACCCGGCGTCGTCCCTCGACGCAGCGCGGGAGTTGCTGAGGAAGCTGGGCTGA
- a CDS encoding endonuclease domain-containing protein yields the protein MSDRVIQGRAGGLIALGAADALWVGLTNGSAVPAASSAFTAPPADAGSGYILLGGRAVATVRAGGGLWSVPETEVRRAAAELNAVEVDRRDLVRIGPFRGAAERERMEGPPLRWRPRVTRELRESGTLERAARHAGGRPHHLAGIDWRPLLEARTRDHAERTWWLPRAVVRLLDAAEHAEARWLRAAPARRDAAAPAEPPSRHRQTSAAGGRPPASPRPPAAPPRAYDGELQGQVYSVLSRKPGISRKVAGWRCAVCRTAPAAVLDHCHEHGYVRAPVCHSCNTQERPDHLYGNDIRVADHYIPLFHTHAADWLRHWHRCPGCRTRTTLPLPHLAAWTARISCRALRPTHREPRGSRARKPCGVLRVSWTGSQNAPRSCLLTVAVDFCPSGEHRVLARVPYREAVERFGAWLAETAPAVAAAAGPDSLEGLPTRFRPVIADTGGEGLALF from the coding sequence ATGTCAGATCGTGTCATCCAGGGCCGCGCGGGCGGCCTGATCGCTCTGGGCGCAGCGGACGCCCTGTGGGTCGGCTTGACGAACGGCAGTGCTGTGCCGGCTGCTTCCTCGGCCTTCACCGCCCCGCCTGCCGATGCCGGGTCGGGGTACATCCTGCTGGGCGGCCGCGCGGTGGCGACGGTGCGGGCGGGCGGCGGGCTGTGGAGTGTTCCGGAGACCGAGGTGCGCCGGGCGGCGGCGGAACTGAACGCGGTGGAGGTGGACCGCCGGGACCTGGTCCGCATCGGTCCGTTCCGCGGAGCCGCCGAGCGGGAGCGCATGGAGGGCCCGCCGCTGCGCTGGCGCCCGCGCGTCACCCGGGAGCTGCGGGAGTCGGGCACCCTCGAACGGGCGGCACGGCATGCGGGAGGCCGGCCGCACCATCTGGCGGGGATCGACTGGCGGCCGCTGCTCGAGGCACGAACCCGCGACCACGCGGAGCGGACGTGGTGGCTGCCGCGCGCCGTGGTCAGGCTGCTGGACGCGGCCGAGCACGCCGAAGCGCGGTGGCTGCGAGCCGCACCGGCCCGCCGGGACGCCGCGGCCCCCGCCGAGCCGCCCTCCCGCCACCGGCAGACCTCGGCCGCCGGCGGCCGGCCGCCGGCGAGCCCTCGGCCACCGGCCGCCCCACCGCGCGCGTACGACGGGGAACTGCAAGGCCAGGTCTACTCGGTACTCAGCAGGAAGCCCGGCATCTCCCGCAAGGTGGCCGGTTGGCGGTGCGCCGTCTGCCGCACCGCGCCCGCCGCCGTGCTCGACCACTGCCACGAACACGGCTACGTCCGCGCCCCCGTCTGTCACTCCTGCAACACGCAGGAACGCCCCGACCACCTGTACGGCAACGACATCCGCGTGGCCGACCACTACATCCCCCTCTTCCACACCCACGCGGCCGACTGGCTGCGCCACTGGCACCGCTGCCCCGGCTGCCGCACCCGTACCACCCTCCCGCTGCCGCACCTCGCCGCATGGACCGCCCGCATATCCTGCCGAGCACTGCGCCCGACCCACCGGGAACCCCGCGGCTCCCGCGCACGCAAGCCCTGCGGTGTGCTGCGCGTGTCCTGGACGGGCAGTCAGAACGCGCCCCGCTCCTGCCTGCTCACGGTCGCCGTCGACTTCTGCCCTTCCGGTGAGCACCGGGTCCTTGCGCGGGTCCCCTACCGTGAAGCGGTCGAGCGGTTCGGCGCCTGGCTGGCCGAGACCGCTCCCGCCGTGGCCGCCGCGGCCGGGCCCGACAGCCTGGAGGGTCTGCCCACCCGGTTCCGGCCGGTCATCGCGGACACCGGCGGCGAGGGTCTGGCGCTGTTCTGA
- a CDS encoding TetR family transcriptional regulator: protein MSGAPRTNTRDIARAAVRAELAEVAFGLFRQKGFDNVTVNDLAAAAGVSRSTFLRYFGTKEDAVLGAFDTHGERIAAALRTRPAAEDDWSALRSSMDVVVGPYRRDPEGALALARLVRETPALCARQLERQRTWHPLLERALAERAGPSGSSALALSVKAAAALDCLNIAVDHWTASDGALDLIALLDEAFAALSP, encoded by the coding sequence GTGAGTGGAGCGCCGCGTACGAACACGAGGGACATCGCCCGGGCGGCCGTTCGTGCCGAGCTGGCCGAGGTCGCCTTCGGCCTGTTCCGGCAGAAGGGCTTCGACAACGTCACGGTGAACGACCTGGCCGCCGCGGCGGGAGTGTCCCGCAGCACGTTCCTGCGCTACTTCGGCACCAAGGAGGACGCGGTCCTCGGCGCCTTCGACACGCACGGCGAACGGATCGCCGCGGCTCTGCGGACCCGCCCGGCCGCCGAGGACGACTGGAGCGCCCTGCGGTCTTCGATGGACGTGGTGGTCGGACCCTACCGCCGGGATCCGGAGGGGGCCCTGGCGCTGGCCCGTCTCGTACGGGAGACCCCGGCCCTGTGCGCACGCCAGCTGGAGAGGCAGCGCACATGGCATCCGCTGCTGGAGCGGGCCCTCGCCGAGCGGGCGGGGCCCTCCGGGTCCTCGGCCCTCGCGCTGTCGGTGAAAGCCGCCGCGGCGCTGGACTGCCTGAACATCGCCGTCGACCACTGGACCGCGTCGGACGGCGCTCTCGACCTCATCGCACTGCTCGACGAAGCCTTCGCGGCCCTCTCGCCGTGA
- a CDS encoding SDR family NAD(P)-dependent oxidoreductase, which yields MSDSRRADFTGRTVVVTGASSGIGAAAARRFAALGATVAVVGRSRQKTGAVAAEIGAEAHLVDYGRLDDVRRLAGELLVRYPRIDVLANNAGGFFTSRKESADGHELTFQVNHLAPFLLTNLLLDRLAEAPNGSRVVNTASVEYRRGRLDLDDLDRTRGRYRWREAYAAAKLATVVFTGELARRARGTGVTASSFHPGSIASDVARDSAMMRAFMGSRLVKSMMSTPEQGAEPLLHLAGAPNAAAVNGAYFDRLDREEPRNAQATDPGFARRLWDRSAELTGSAATVLG from the coding sequence ATGAGCGACAGCAGGAGGGCCGACTTCACCGGCCGCACGGTGGTGGTCACCGGCGCGAGTTCGGGGATCGGCGCCGCGGCGGCGCGGCGCTTCGCCGCACTCGGGGCGACGGTCGCCGTCGTCGGCCGATCGCGGCAGAAGACCGGCGCCGTCGCCGCGGAGATCGGCGCCGAGGCCCACCTCGTGGACTACGGGCGGCTGGACGACGTGCGCCGCCTGGCCGGGGAGCTCCTGGTCCGCTACCCGCGGATCGACGTCCTGGCCAACAACGCGGGGGGATTCTTCACCAGCCGCAAGGAGAGCGCCGACGGCCACGAACTGACCTTCCAGGTCAACCACCTGGCGCCGTTCCTGCTGACGAACCTGCTGCTGGACCGCCTCGCGGAGGCACCGAACGGCTCCCGGGTGGTGAACACCGCCAGCGTGGAGTACCGCAGGGGGCGCCTGGACCTGGACGACCTCGACCGCACCCGCGGCCGCTACCGCTGGCGGGAGGCGTACGCGGCCGCCAAGCTCGCCACCGTCGTCTTCACCGGGGAACTCGCCCGCCGAGCCCGGGGCACGGGTGTGACGGCCTCGTCCTTCCACCCCGGTTCCATCGCCAGCGACGTCGCCCGGGACAGCGCCATGATGCGGGCGTTCATGGGTTCACGCCTGGTCAAGTCCATGATGTCCACGCCCGAGCAGGGCGCCGAGCCGCTGCTGCACCTGGCCGGCGCGCCGAACGCCGCAGCCGTCAACGGCGCCTACTTCGACCGCCTCGACCGCGAGGAGCCCCGCAACGCACAGGCCACCGACCCCGGGTTCGCCCGGCGCCTGTGGGACCGCTCGGCGGAACTGACCGGCTCCGCGGCCACCGTCCTCGGGTGA
- a CDS encoding zinc-dependent alcohol dehydrogenase: protein MRSLTVLGPRRVEWRDLPPVSLREATDALVRPLASAVCDLDRHLVHESPLEPPYALGHEAVGEVVDVGSAVSGLQPGDRVVIPCHINCGVCAECSRSMPGACSAVPPFASYGTPAGGSWGGLFDELVRVPWAEHGLVPLPPGLDPVMAASCSDNLVDAYRAVSPALRADPDAAVLVVGGTPTFGLLTVLACTALGSTAVHYVDRDPRSVEKAAALGARATLIDSYSERIQGRYDLTVDASAHPKGLRCALTSARPGGTCVSRSVFFTEPALPYLELYSSGVTFVTGPPHITPFAPEVLRLIDSGALDPSPLIAGPYGYDDAPDVLLDPPAGKPVFTASRR from the coding sequence ATGCGAAGTCTGACTGTGCTGGGTCCGCGACGGGTCGAATGGCGGGACCTGCCGCCCGTCTCGCTCCGCGAGGCCACGGACGCCCTCGTGCGCCCCCTCGCGTCCGCCGTGTGCGACCTCGACCGCCATCTGGTGCACGAGAGCCCGCTCGAACCGCCCTACGCCCTCGGGCACGAGGCCGTGGGCGAGGTCGTGGACGTCGGCAGTGCCGTCAGCGGTCTGCAGCCGGGCGACCGGGTCGTCATCCCGTGCCACATCAACTGCGGTGTGTGCGCGGAGTGCAGCCGGTCGATGCCGGGTGCGTGCAGTGCCGTGCCGCCCTTCGCGAGTTACGGCACCCCCGCGGGGGGCTCCTGGGGAGGGCTCTTCGACGAACTGGTCCGCGTGCCGTGGGCCGAGCACGGCCTCGTACCGCTGCCGCCCGGCCTGGACCCGGTGATGGCGGCGTCCTGTTCGGACAACCTGGTCGACGCCTACCGCGCGGTCAGCCCCGCACTCCGCGCCGATCCGGACGCCGCCGTGCTGGTCGTCGGAGGGACTCCCACGTTCGGACTGCTGACGGTCCTCGCCTGCACGGCACTCGGCAGCACCGCGGTGCACTACGTGGACCGCGATCCCCGCTCCGTCGAGAAGGCGGCCGCTCTGGGCGCCCGGGCGACGCTGATCGATTCCTACTCCGAGCGGATTCAGGGCCGCTACGACCTGACCGTGGACGCGTCGGCCCATCCGAAGGGACTGCGGTGCGCGCTGACCTCCGCCCGGCCCGGAGGGACCTGCGTGTCCCGGTCGGTGTTCTTCACCGAACCCGCGTTGCCCTACCTGGAGCTCTACTCCAGCGGAGTCACCTTCGTGACGGGGCCTCCGCACATCACCCCCTTCGCCCCCGAGGTCCTGCGGCTGATCGACTCCGGGGCCCTCGACCCGAGTCCGCTCATCGCCGGGCCCTACGGCTATGACGACGCCCCCGACGTGCTGCTCGACCCTCCCGCGGGCAAGCCGGTGTTCACCGCGAGCCGCCGATGA
- a CDS encoding amidohydrolase family protein, with product MTAKARPFFDAHFHVIDSRFPLVEQDGYLPADFTVRQYRERTAALDVAGGAVVSGSFQGFDQTCLLDALSQLGPGFVGVTQIPHDLPDEQVALLAERGVRGVRFNLRRGGSARVEHLDTLARRVHDVAGMHIELYADARDLPGLAGILAPLPAVSVDHLGLHPDGLPCLLELVERGVRVKATGFGRVERDVPQVLRAVLDVDPTALMAGTDLPSTRAPRPFAESDLELLAEVAGEHLDGVMYGNAAAFYRV from the coding sequence GTGACGGCGAAGGCGCGCCCGTTCTTCGACGCCCACTTCCACGTGATCGACAGCCGCTTCCCGCTGGTCGAGCAGGACGGCTATCTGCCGGCCGACTTCACGGTCCGGCAGTACCGGGAACGCACCGCCGCGCTGGACGTAGCCGGCGGCGCGGTCGTCTCGGGTTCGTTCCAGGGCTTCGACCAGACCTGCCTGCTGGACGCACTCTCGCAGCTGGGCCCCGGCTTCGTCGGCGTCACCCAGATCCCCCACGATCTTCCCGACGAGCAGGTCGCCCTTCTGGCCGAACGGGGGGTGCGCGGTGTGCGGTTCAACCTGCGCCGCGGTGGCTCCGCGCGGGTGGAGCACCTCGACACCCTGGCACGCCGCGTTCACGACGTGGCCGGCATGCACATCGAGCTCTACGCCGACGCCCGCGACCTTCCCGGACTCGCCGGGATCCTGGCCCCACTGCCTGCGGTGAGCGTCGACCACCTGGGGCTGCACCCGGACGGCCTGCCGTGCCTGCTGGAACTCGTCGAGCGCGGCGTCCGAGTGAAGGCCACCGGCTTCGGCCGGGTCGAACGCGACGTCCCCCAGGTGCTCCGCGCCGTGCTGGACGTCGACCCGACCGCCCTGATGGCCGGCACCGACCTGCCTTCCACCCGGGCCCCGCGCCCCTTCGCCGAGAGCGACCTCGAACTCCTGGCGGAGGTGGCCGGAGAGCACCTGGACGGCGTCATGTACGGCAACGCGGCGGCCTTCTACCGGGTGTGA
- a CDS encoding TetR/AcrR family transcriptional regulator, with product MDADRLSEVLDATYTCLVRHGVRRTTMDDIASAMGVSRSAVYQYVRNKDDAFRKLAERLHAQALQRARQAAAQDAPDAHRIRGVLAAKHDLALQLIGDSPHTAELMDAKARLFAETCSTFTTELHTLLTDLFTQAGTGPARATEAADICLALVIGLETAPDSRRLLPRAADALITGLLQQNTATVVTDPGPGALTAQA from the coding sequence ATGGACGCCGACCGGCTCTCCGAAGTCCTCGACGCGACCTACACCTGCCTGGTCCGGCACGGAGTACGGCGTACCACGATGGACGACATCGCCTCCGCGATGGGAGTGTCCCGGTCGGCGGTCTACCAGTACGTCCGCAACAAGGACGACGCCTTCCGCAAGCTCGCCGAACGCCTCCACGCCCAGGCACTCCAACGCGCCCGGCAGGCGGCAGCCCAGGACGCCCCCGACGCCCACCGCATCCGGGGCGTCCTCGCCGCCAAACACGACCTGGCCCTCCAACTCATCGGCGACTCACCCCACACCGCCGAACTCATGGACGCCAAAGCCCGGCTGTTCGCCGAAACCTGCTCCACCTTCACCACCGAACTCCACACCCTCCTCACCGACCTGTTCACCCAGGCCGGAACCGGCCCCGCACGAGCGACCGAAGCAGCCGACATCTGCCTCGCCCTCGTCATCGGACTGGAAACCGCACCCGACAGCCGGCGCCTCCTCCCCCGCGCCGCGGACGCCCTCATCACCGGCCTCCTCCAGCAGAACACCGCGACGGTGGTGACGGACCCCGGACCCGGCGCCCTCACCGCCCAGGCGTAG